The region ACCCCTGAGGAGGAATCCATGTCACAGTCCCGGTATGCGCGCCAGATGGTACTTGCAGAGGTCGGTGCGGAAGGTCAGAAAAAACTGGCCGCAGCCCGTGTTTTGATCGTCGGTGTCGGTGGTCTGGGAGCCCCGGCAGCCCTTTATCTGGCAGCAGCTGGCGTAGGTTCGATTGGACTCATTGATGCCGATCAGGTCGATATTTCCAACCTGCAAAGACAGATCATCTACGATAGCGCCGATCAAGGCCGTGACAAAGTGACCCGAGCTGCCACGCGTCTGCAGGCTCTCAATCCCGAGGTCCATGTCGCGGCTTACCCCTCGCGCCTGACGGCCGCCAATGCGATCGAGATTGCGGCGCCCTACGACATCATCCTGGATGGCAGCGATAATTTTTCCACCAAATTTCTTCTGAATGACCTGGCTTATAAACTGGGCAAACCGCTTGTTTATGGTACGATTCTGCGCTGGGAAGGCCAGGCTTCCGTGTTCTGGGCTCCGCATGGGCCTTGCTATCGCTGCCTCTTTCCCGAACCGCCGCAGACCTATGTGCCGAGCTGCGCGGAAGCGGGCGTGATCGGGGCGATGGCGGGGATCATCGGCAGCATTCAGGCTTTGGAAGCGGTGAAATTGATCGTCAATGGATCGCAGACGCCGGTGCAGGGCGGGCTCGAACCTTTGCTCGGCCAGCTCCTTCACCTCCGCGCGCAGACCATGGAAACGCGGCGTTTGGCTTTAAGGAAGAATCCCGAATGCCCCTGCTGTTCC is a window of Oligoflexus sp. DNA encoding:
- a CDS encoding ThiF family adenylyltransferase, with the protein product MSQSRYARQMVLAEVGAEGQKKLAAARVLIVGVGGLGAPAALYLAAAGVGSIGLIDADQVDISNLQRQIIYDSADQGRDKVTRAATRLQALNPEVHVAAYPSRLTAANAIEIAAPYDIILDGSDNFSTKFLLNDLAYKLGKPLVYGTILRWEGQASVFWAPHGPCYRCLFPEPPQTYVPSCAEAGVIGAMAGIIGSIQALEAVKLIVNGSQTPVQGGLEPLLGQLLHLRAQTMETRRLALRKNPECPCCSKAPSEIVLRDLNDACDTAVSQEIPNYVAAELSQGNRWQEFIPLDIRESQEWMGGHLPSAHHWPLSKLQEGHLPELPARSKPVLVYCQSGIRSRRALQILRTAGWQNLAHLSDGFGAWRGPVVVS